From the genome of Pseudomonas sp. gcc21, one region includes:
- the adk gene encoding adenylate kinase produces MRVILLGAPGAGKGTQAQFICKRFGIPQISTGDMLRAAVKAGSEMGVLVKEVMDSGGLVSDDLIIGLIKERITQDDCTNGFLFDGFPRTIPQAEALVDAGITIDHVLEIAVEDEEIVQRLSGRRVHAGSGRIYHIEHNPPKTVGVDDLTGEELIQRDDDKEETIRKRLEIYHTQTQPLVEFYRQLSEAQGTPKCSRVEGVGTVDDITSKVLNALT; encoded by the coding sequence ATGCGTGTAATCCTATTGGGCGCTCCAGGCGCGGGCAAGGGCACTCAAGCCCAGTTCATCTGCAAGCGTTTCGGCATCCCCCAGATCTCCACAGGCGACATGTTACGGGCCGCGGTTAAGGCCGGCAGTGAAATGGGTGTGTTGGTCAAGGAAGTCATGGACAGCGGTGGACTGGTCTCGGATGACCTGATTATTGGTCTGATCAAAGAGCGTATTACTCAGGACGACTGCACCAACGGCTTCCTGTTCGACGGCTTCCCTCGCACCATTCCGCAAGCCGAGGCGCTGGTCGATGCGGGTATCACCATCGATCACGTGCTTGAAATCGCTGTCGAGGACGAGGAAATCGTTCAGCGTCTGTCGGGCCGTCGGGTTCACGCCGGTTCGGGCCGTATCTATCACATCGAGCACAACCCGCCGAAGACTGTCGGCGTGGACGATCTGACCGGTGAAGAACTGATTCAGCGTGATGACGACAAGGAAGAAACCATCCGCAAGCGTCTGGAGATCTATCACACTCAGACCCAGCCGCTGGTCGAGTTCTATCGCCAGCTGAGCGAAGCCCAGGGCACGCCGAAGTGCTCGCGGGTTGAAGGTGTCGGTACTGTGGACGATATTACCTCTAAAGTGCTCAACGCTCTGACCTGA
- the tsaB gene encoding tRNA (adenosine(37)-N6)-threonylcarbamoyltransferase complex dimerization subunit type 1 TsaB: protein MATLLALDTATEACSAALLHDGKVYARHEVIPRQHAKRLLPMIDELLQESGVTLTRLDALVFGRGPGAFTGVRIATGMVQGLAFAADKPVIDISNLAALAQRAWREHGAEQVCAAIDARMDEVYWGGYQLRDGVMQLVGSEVVCAPETVNLPEGMSKPVGAGTGWQYADRLAVGVEHAWPELLPDARDLLSLALPRWQSRDVLDTADAQPVYLRDQVATPKQSPR, encoded by the coding sequence ATGGCCACTTTGCTAGCCCTGGACACTGCCACCGAAGCCTGTTCCGCCGCGCTGCTGCACGACGGTAAGGTCTATGCTCGCCACGAGGTGATACCGCGGCAGCATGCCAAGCGACTGTTGCCAATGATTGACGAGCTGCTGCAGGAAAGCGGCGTGACTCTGACGCGACTCGATGCGCTGGTATTTGGCCGGGGGCCCGGTGCCTTTACCGGGGTGCGCATCGCGACCGGCATGGTTCAGGGACTCGCCTTTGCGGCAGACAAACCGGTTATCGATATATCCAATCTGGCAGCGCTGGCTCAGCGTGCCTGGCGTGAGCACGGCGCCGAGCAGGTTTGTGCGGCAATCGATGCACGCATGGATGAGGTGTACTGGGGGGGCTACCAGCTGAGGGATGGCGTCATGCAGCTGGTCGGTAGCGAAGTGGTGTGCGCGCCCGAGACGGTGAACCTGCCTGAGGGTATGAGCAAGCCGGTCGGTGCCGGTACCGGTTGGCAGTACGCAGACAGACTGGCAGTCGGAGTCGAGCACGCATGGCCTGAACTATTACCTGATGCGCGCGATCTCCTCAGCCTGGCCCTGCCACGCTGGCAATCGCGCGATGTGCTGGATACGGCTGATGCGCAGCCTGTCTATCTGCGCGACCAGGTCGCCACGCCGAAACAGTCGCCCAGGTAA
- a CDS encoding class I SAM-dependent methyltransferase yields the protein MSAATPTAPTVSLGVAWLAPEFEARAAELASRLGYACIASDDPRPDMVLQVGADGLSLRLNGPDAPGPVRVDFVEGALAHRRLFGGGAGQMVARAVGVKGSIRPSLLDATAGLGRDAFVLAALGCDVIMLERQPVIAALLADGLERAQQSGGKVAEIASRMRLIQADAIQAMRDWEGPVPQVIHLDPMFPHRDKSALVKKEMRLFRPLAGDDTDAPALLEAALQLASHRVAVKRARKAPAIEGQAPSAQLTGQSSRYDIYGKRRLEG from the coding sequence ATGTCTGCTGCTACCCCGACCGCTCCGACTGTGTCTCTGGGTGTCGCATGGCTCGCGCCCGAATTCGAAGCGCGCGCCGCCGAGCTTGCCTCACGTCTCGGCTATGCCTGTATTGCAAGCGACGATCCGCGTCCGGATATGGTGTTGCAGGTGGGCGCCGATGGCTTGAGTCTGCGCTTGAACGGTCCGGACGCACCCGGACCGGTCCGCGTTGATTTCGTTGAAGGCGCGCTGGCGCATCGTCGACTATTCGGCGGCGGCGCGGGGCAGATGGTGGCACGGGCAGTTGGCGTCAAGGGATCGATTCGGCCAAGTCTGCTGGATGCCACCGCAGGTCTTGGGCGCGATGCCTTCGTGCTGGCCGCGCTCGGCTGCGATGTCATCATGCTGGAGCGCCAGCCGGTGATAGCGGCGCTGCTGGCTGATGGTCTGGAGCGGGCGCAGCAAAGCGGCGGCAAGGTCGCGGAAATCGCCAGTCGCATGCGTCTGATTCAGGCTGATGCCATCCAGGCCATGCGGGACTGGGAAGGGCCCGTCCCTCAGGTCATACATCTGGATCCGATGTTTCCCCACCGTGACAAGTCGGCGCTGGTAAAGAAGGAGATGCGTCTGTTCAGGCCGTTGGCAGGCGATGATACGGACGCGCCGGCGCTACTCGAAGCGGCGCTGCAGCTGGCCAGCCACCGTGTCGCGGTAAAGCGCGCGCGCAAGGCTCCGGCGATTGAGGGCCAGGCACCGAGTGCGCAGCTGACCGGTCAGTCCAGCCGCTACGATATTTACGGCAAGCGGAGGTTGGAAGGCTAA
- the plsB gene encoding glycerol-3-phosphate 1-O-acyltransferase PlsB: MSAVYSSFFGRLRFGLLRRLLYMWSRSTSIGDAGFNEQLDPQLPVVYVLPYRSLSDLLVLDHECDRAGLPRPVRNIETLDDEEAHVFLSHEHAWTARPDPRRQSPRLQRVLSSVDNNPQLEVQLVPVSVFWGQSPDVESSPIKLLFAYNWTVSGRLRKLLAIVLHGRKIRVRFGAAISLRELADQQIGRERSVRRINRLLRVHFRQQRGAVVGPDLSHRRSLLKGLLRAPTVRQAIEREAFESGEDHTKVKRDAARYANEIASDFTYTIIRFMEVVLSWFWNKLYEGVRVNHIERVQEIARGNEIVYVPCHRSHIDYLLLSYTLLQHSLTPPHIAAGINLNMPVIGGILRRGGAFFMRRTFRGNALYTAVFNEYLHMLFSRGFPVEYFIEGGRSRTGRTLNPKTGMLALTLRSFLRSSRRPIVFVPVYIGYERVLEGRTYLGELRGQEKKKESFFDIFRVLSALKQRFGQVAVNFGEPVSLSAFLDEQQPGWRKMDHGSDFKPAWLAETTNQLARTLASSINAAADVNPVNLVSLIMLSTPRLALDERGLERLLDAYLALLSRVPYSRSITLPDMGGQEIIRYVEAMELIGRQSDALGEILYLDEPQAVLMTYYRNNVLHLVALPALIACLFLNNSRMTREQIQRLVVALYPFLQGELFMHWREDQLPDVINDWIDGLIDQNLLREENQQIHRPDPSSAEFVLLSLLARSILQMLERFYMAAALLLNNPNGSLSAESLEALCTVMAQRLSILHGLNAPESFDKTLFRQFIQRLVETEVLQVDPDGQLHYQPELEDIAENAAKRVLSAEIRLSIKQVARTPKATEE, translated from the coding sequence ATGTCAGCTGTTTATTCCTCTTTTTTCGGCCGCCTGCGTTTTGGTCTGCTTCGCCGGCTGCTCTATATGTGGTCCCGTTCCACAAGCATCGGTGATGCGGGCTTCAACGAACAGCTCGACCCGCAGCTGCCTGTCGTCTATGTACTGCCCTACCGTTCCCTCTCTGATTTGCTGGTGCTGGATCATGAGTGCGACCGCGCCGGCCTGCCGCGTCCGGTTCGCAACATCGAGACGCTGGATGACGAAGAGGCGCACGTATTTCTCAGCCATGAGCATGCCTGGACAGCACGGCCCGATCCGCGCCGCCAGTCCCCCCGCCTGCAGCGGGTACTGTCATCGGTGGATAACAACCCCCAGCTGGAAGTGCAGCTGGTGCCGGTCAGCGTGTTCTGGGGCCAGTCCCCTGACGTCGAGTCCTCGCCGATCAAGCTGCTGTTTGCCTATAACTGGACGGTGAGCGGACGCTTGCGCAAGTTGCTCGCCATTGTGCTGCACGGACGCAAGATCAGGGTTCGCTTCGGCGCGGCTATCTCCTTACGCGAACTGGCTGATCAACAGATTGGCCGTGAACGCAGCGTGCGGCGTATCAACCGTTTGCTACGCGTACATTTCCGCCAGCAACGCGGCGCCGTGGTCGGACCCGACCTTTCCCACCGGCGCTCGTTACTCAAGGGCCTGTTGCGGGCGCCAACGGTGCGCCAGGCCATTGAGCGCGAAGCGTTTGAAAGCGGAGAAGACCATACCAAGGTCAAGCGTGACGCGGCCCGTTACGCCAACGAAATCGCCTCGGATTTCACCTACACCATCATCCGCTTCATGGAGGTGGTGCTGTCCTGGTTCTGGAACAAGCTATATGAGGGCGTACGGGTAAATCATATCGAGCGGGTTCAGGAAATCGCGCGCGGCAACGAGATCGTCTACGTACCGTGCCACCGCAGCCATATCGATTACCTTTTGTTGTCTTACACATTATTGCAACACAGCCTGACCCCGCCGCATATTGCTGCCGGCATCAACCTCAACATGCCGGTCATCGGCGGCATTCTCCGGCGTGGCGGTGCGTTTTTCATGCGCCGTACCTTCCGCGGCAATGCGTTGTACACCGCCGTGTTCAACGAATACTTACACATGCTGTTCAGCCGCGGTTTCCCGGTCGAGTATTTCATCGAGGGCGGTCGATCCCGTACCGGACGCACCCTGAATCCCAAGACCGGTATGCTCGCCCTTACCCTGCGCAGCTTCCTGCGCTCATCGCGCCGACCCATCGTCTTTGTGCCGGTATATATCGGTTATGAACGGGTGCTCGAAGGGCGCACCTATCTGGGCGAGCTGCGCGGGCAGGAGAAAAAGAAGGAATCCTTTTTCGATATCTTCCGTGTGCTGTCTGCATTGAAACAGCGTTTCGGTCAGGTAGCGGTGAACTTTGGTGAACCGGTTTCCCTCTCTGCTTTCCTCGATGAGCAGCAGCCGGGCTGGCGCAAGATGGATCATGGCAGTGATTTCAAGCCGGCCTGGCTAGCGGAAACCACCAACCAGCTCGCCCGCACCCTGGCATCCTCGATCAACGCCGCCGCTGACGTTAACCCGGTCAACCTGGTTTCCCTGATCATGCTCTCCACCCCCCGGCTGGCACTGGATGAACGGGGATTGGAGCGCCTGCTGGACGCCTATCTGGCGCTGCTGAGCCGGGTGCCCTATAGCCGCAGCATTACGCTGCCTGATATGGGCGGGCAGGAGATCATTCGCTACGTCGAAGCGATGGAACTGATCGGCAGACAGTCCGATGCGCTGGGCGAGATCCTGTATCTGGATGAACCGCAAGCGGTACTGATGACCTATTACCGCAACAACGTGCTGCATCTGGTGGCGTTACCCGCGCTGATTGCCTGCCTGTTCCTGAACAACTCGAGAATGACCCGTGAACAGATCCAGCGCCTGGTCGTGGCACTATATCCCTTCCTGCAGGGCGAACTCTTCATGCATTGGCGCGAAGATCAGTTACCGGACGTCATTAATGACTGGATCGACGGCCTGATAGACCAGAACCTGCTGCGCGAGGAAAACCAGCAAATTCACCGACCGGACCCGAGTTCCGCCGAGTTCGTCCTGCTCAGCCTGCTGGCCCGCAGCATCCTGCAAATGCTTGAGCGGTTCTACATGGCCGCGGCCCTTTTGCTGAACAACCCGAACGGTAGCCTGAGTGCAGAATCACTCGAAGCGCTCTGTACAGTCATGGCCCAGCGACTTTCGATACTGCACGGGCTGAATGCGCCCGAATCCTTCGACAAGACGCTGTTCCGCCAGTTTATTCAGCGCCTGGTCGAAACGGAGGTATTGCAAGTGGACCCGGACGGGCAGCTGCACTACCAACCGGAACTGGAAGACATCGCCGAGAATGCCGCTAAACGTGTGTTGAGTGCCGAGATCAGGCTATCGATCAAGCAGGTCGCGCGAACGCCTAAAGCGACCGAAGAATGA
- a CDS encoding ATP-binding cassette domain-containing protein: MIKINSLTKRFGDHVAVDNLSFEVQPGEVLGFLGPNGAGKSTTMKMLTGFLTPDGGSASVCGFDIQTQILQAQQHMGYLPEGAPCYGDMRVKRFLEFIAEVRGFSGAEKHKRVATAAEQLELNGVLSQSIETLSKGFKRRVGLAQAILHDPQVLILDEPTDGLDPNQKHQVRNLIQQLASGSNKIVVISTHILEEVSAVCSRAVVIGRGRLLADGTPDELEARSRYHQAVTVDLERPVDSDALLALPGVLDVERQRDGQLLTVVAKPGEVVFPAVGQYAREHNWPVKELSVERGRLDEVFRRLTAGEAA, from the coding sequence ATGATAAAGATAAACAGCCTGACCAAACGATTCGGCGACCATGTCGCCGTGGACAATTTGTCCTTTGAAGTACAACCGGGGGAAGTACTCGGATTTCTCGGGCCGAACGGCGCCGGCAAATCCACCACCATGAAGATGCTCACCGGGTTCCTCACGCCGGACGGTGGTTCAGCCTCGGTCTGCGGATTCGATATCCAGACGCAGATTCTGCAGGCGCAGCAGCACATGGGCTATTTGCCCGAGGGTGCGCCCTGTTACGGCGACATGCGGGTCAAGCGCTTCCTCGAATTCATTGCCGAGGTGCGTGGATTCTCGGGTGCCGAAAAGCACAAGCGGGTGGCGACGGCCGCCGAGCAGCTGGAGCTCAATGGGGTGCTCAGTCAGAGCATCGAGACGCTGTCCAAGGGCTTCAAGCGCCGCGTAGGCCTGGCCCAGGCCATTCTGCACGATCCCCAGGTGCTGATTCTCGACGAGCCTACCGACGGGCTTGATCCGAACCAGAAACATCAGGTGCGCAACCTGATCCAGCAACTGGCCAGTGGCAGCAACAAGATCGTGGTGATCTCCACACATATTCTCGAGGAAGTCAGCGCCGTGTGTTCGCGCGCTGTGGTCATCGGCCGTGGCCGCCTGTTGGCGGACGGTACGCCGGACGAGCTGGAAGCCCGCTCTCGCTATCATCAGGCGGTCACGGTCGATCTCGAGCGTCCGGTTGATAGCGATGCATTGCTTGCGTTGCCCGGTGTACTTGATGTTGAACGCCAGCGCGACGGCCAGCTGCTGACCGTGGTGGCCAAACCGGGTGAGGTGGTGTTTCCGGCAGTGGGCCAGTATGCCCGCGAGCACAATTGGCCGGTCAAGGAATTGTCAGTCGAGCGGGGACGCCTGGATGAAGTGTTCCGTCGCCTGACAGCAGGGGAGGCTGCATGA
- a CDS encoding ABC transporter permease: protein MKNLGVIFKRELGSYFATPLAFIFIVIFLVLAAVFTFYLGGFYESGQADLNAFFNFHPWLYLFLVPAVAMRLWAEERKSGTIELLMTLPVSRTDMVLGKFLAAWVFIGIALLLTFPIVITVNYLGNPDNGAIITGYIGSWLLAGGYLAIGSCMSALTKNQVIAFIVSVVACFIFIVSGLPLVLDLFSGWAPQWLVDAIASLSFLIRFDAISKGVLDLRDLLYFISLMAAWLCATAIVIDLKKAD, encoded by the coding sequence ATGAAAAATCTGGGTGTGATCTTCAAGCGCGAGCTGGGCAGCTACTTCGCTACGCCGCTTGCGTTCATCTTTATTGTTATTTTTCTGGTGCTGGCGGCCGTATTCACCTTTTATCTGGGCGGCTTCTACGAAAGCGGCCAGGCCGACCTGAACGCCTTCTTCAACTTTCATCCCTGGTTGTACCTGTTTCTGGTACCGGCAGTGGCCATGCGTCTGTGGGCCGAGGAGCGCAAGTCCGGCACCATCGAATTGCTGATGACCTTGCCGGTCTCGCGTACTGACATGGTGCTCGGTAAGTTTCTGGCAGCCTGGGTATTTATCGGCATCGCCTTGCTGCTGACCTTTCCCATCGTGATTACCGTGAATTACCTGGGCAATCCGGACAACGGCGCGATCATTACCGGGTATATCGGTAGCTGGCTGTTGGCCGGCGGGTATCTGGCGATTGGTTCGTGCATGTCGGCGCTGACCAAGAATCAGGTGATCGCCTTCATCGTCAGCGTCGTCGCCTGCTTCATCTTCATCGTCAGCGGTCTGCCGCTGGTTCTGGATCTGTTCAGCGGTTGGGCTCCCCAATGGCTGGTCGATGCCATCGCCTCGCTCAGTTTCCTGATTCGCTTCGACGCCATCAGCAAGGGTGTCCTGGATCTGCGCGACCTGTTGTATTTCATATCGCTCATGGCCGCTTGGTTATGCGCCACAGCGATTGTCATCGACCTTAAAAAGGCCGATTGA
- a CDS encoding Gldg family protein — MKRLMYSGAGLLVLLLAFIAFNMASSVLLPGARLDLTDQKLFTISDGTRQILEDLEEPITLNFFFSDRASQDMVMLRNYARRVEEMLKEYERVADGKLDLRIIDPQPFSEAEDRAAEFGLQAVPLSQSGDQLYFGLAGTNSLAQREVIPFFAMEQEGLLEYELSRLINSLAQPDKSEIGVISGLPMSGGMNPMTGQASPPWMAFEQVRQMFELRELEHDIDEIPQDLEVLWLVHPKALSESALYAIDQFVLRGGRLLAFIDPLAEADQSQEAMLDVMADGKASDLGPLLERWGVRYDPGMVVVDARLGMSVGRGQGQLPARHIGWLELEPAQLNTDDTVTAPLSLLTVGTGGALIPQANSETEFTPLFSSTANSALVSSERFTAMRDPEVLLDGFKADEQTYHFAARLQGPAKTAYPDGLAEREPGLTEADNINVMVVADTDMLSDRMWVQVQDFFGQRVPQPWADNGGLLFNALDNLSGSEALISVRSRGDFSRPFTVVEALQRNAEQRFRASEQRLQQQLAETEQRLAQMQQSQDPTQLSELSAEQEQEIQRYLDQKLEIRKQLRDVRFQLNKDIEQLGTQLKVINIALVPALLTLGVLLWLLVGRLRRRSA, encoded by the coding sequence ATGAAACGTTTAATGTATTCAGGTGCCGGCCTGCTGGTGCTCCTGCTGGCCTTCATCGCATTCAACATGGCGTCCAGCGTACTGCTGCCAGGCGCCCGGCTGGATCTCACCGATCAGAAGCTCTTTACCATCTCTGATGGTACCCGCCAGATCCTTGAAGACCTGGAAGAGCCGATTACGCTCAATTTCTTTTTCTCGGACCGCGCCAGCCAGGACATGGTGATGCTGCGCAACTACGCGCGCCGCGTCGAGGAGATGCTCAAGGAATACGAGCGTGTGGCCGATGGCAAGCTGGACCTGCGGATCATCGACCCGCAGCCGTTCTCGGAGGCCGAGGACCGCGCCGCCGAGTTCGGATTGCAGGCCGTTCCGCTGTCGCAGTCGGGTGATCAACTGTATTTCGGGCTGGCCGGCACCAACTCGCTGGCCCAGCGCGAAGTGATCCCGTTCTTTGCCATGGAGCAGGAGGGCTTGCTGGAGTATGAATTGAGCCGCCTGATCAACAGTCTGGCCCAGCCTGACAAATCGGAAATCGGCGTTATTTCCGGGCTGCCGATGTCCGGTGGCATGAATCCCATGACTGGCCAGGCCAGTCCGCCGTGGATGGCCTTCGAGCAGGTGCGGCAGATGTTCGAGCTGCGCGAGCTGGAGCATGATATCGACGAGATTCCGCAGGATCTCGAAGTGCTTTGGTTGGTGCATCCCAAGGCATTGAGCGAGTCGGCGCTATATGCCATCGATCAATTCGTCCTCCGTGGCGGCCGCTTGCTGGCTTTCATCGACCCGCTCGCCGAGGCAGACCAGAGCCAGGAGGCGATGCTTGACGTCATGGCCGACGGCAAGGCGTCGGACCTGGGGCCGCTGCTGGAGCGCTGGGGTGTGCGTTACGATCCGGGCATGGTCGTAGTCGACGCACGCCTCGGCATGTCGGTTGGCCGTGGACAGGGTCAGCTGCCTGCGCGGCATATCGGGTGGCTCGAGCTGGAGCCGGCGCAGCTGAATACGGATGACACCGTTACCGCGCCCCTGAGTTTGCTGACAGTGGGCACCGGTGGTGCGCTGATTCCGCAAGCAAACAGCGAAACGGAGTTCACGCCGCTGTTCTCCAGTACCGCCAACAGCGCACTGGTGTCCAGCGAGCGCTTCACCGCGATGCGTGATCCTGAGGTATTGCTTGACGGCTTCAAGGCAGACGAGCAGACCTATCACTTCGCTGCGCGACTGCAGGGTCCGGCCAAGACGGCATATCCCGATGGCCTTGCCGAGCGCGAGCCAGGCCTGACCGAAGCGGACAATATCAACGTCATGGTGGTTGCCGATACCGATATGCTGAGCGATCGCATGTGGGTACAGGTGCAGGATTTCTTCGGGCAGCGCGTACCTCAGCCCTGGGCGGACAACGGTGGGTTGTTGTTCAACGCGCTGGATAACCTGTCCGGTTCCGAAGCGCTGATCAGCGTGCGGTCACGTGGCGACTTCAGCCGGCCATTCACCGTGGTGGAAGCGCTTCAGCGCAACGCGGAGCAGCGCTTCCGTGCCAGCGAACAGCGATTGCAGCAACAGCTGGCGGAAACCGAGCAGCGCCTGGCGCAGATGCAGCAGAGCCAGGATCCGACACAGCTGAGCGAACTCTCCGCTGAACAGGAGCAGGAAATTCAGCGGTATCTGGATCAGAAGCTGGAAATCCGCAAGCAACTGCGTGATGTCCGCTTCCAGCTGAACAAGGATATCGAGCAGCTCGGCACTCAGCTTAAGGTGATCAATATTGCGCTGGTGCCGGCATTACTCACGTTGGGCGTGCTGTTGTGGTTGTTGGTTGGCCGCCTGCGCCGGCGGTCTGCCTGA
- a CDS encoding DUF4340 domain-containing protein: MKKLIVALALLTVALVVIALRMQGSDRVADLESRPLLSEEQLAQLAEVERITLSRGDASVELVRSGKNWGVAEHHQFPAQRERLAALLHALRGARILEDQTANPAHHARLGLDPDAANAETLAVNLLKGDAETTLLYGNTVGTGQLVRFAEDDQVWLVNRPLNMTVNSNEWLALDVIDIPMEQLSSARWEHADGEILQLDKAREGDYNFRLVGLDPALQAGNERWINSMVLALANLRAQSVALREELALKEPLLRMQMQTWQGAKLHADLHDIDGRYWLVIDRFVSPEEVELEVNADERWAYQLAIGQVEQLVKRHADIVRNEPEQE; encoded by the coding sequence ATGAAAAAGCTGATCGTAGCCTTAGCGCTGCTGACTGTGGCTCTGGTTGTGATTGCCCTGCGTATGCAGGGTAGCGACCGGGTTGCTGATCTGGAAAGCCGCCCGTTGTTGAGCGAGGAACAACTCGCTCAGCTTGCCGAGGTTGAACGCATCACACTGTCGCGTGGCGATGCGTCTGTTGAACTGGTGCGTTCGGGCAAGAACTGGGGCGTTGCCGAACATCACCAATTCCCGGCGCAGCGAGAGCGCCTGGCTGCCTTGCTGCACGCCCTGCGCGGTGCGCGCATTCTTGAGGACCAGACAGCCAATCCCGCGCATCACGCCCGGCTTGGTCTGGATCCGGATGCAGCGAACGCCGAGACACTCGCTGTGAACCTGCTCAAGGGCGACGCGGAAACCACCCTGCTGTACGGCAATACAGTCGGCACCGGTCAGTTGGTGCGCTTTGCCGAGGATGATCAGGTATGGCTGGTCAACCGTCCGCTGAACATGACGGTCAATAGCAATGAGTGGTTGGCTCTCGACGTCATCGATATTCCTATGGAGCAACTGTCCTCGGCACGCTGGGAACATGCTGATGGCGAAATCCTGCAGCTCGACAAGGCCAGGGAAGGGGATTACAACTTCCGTCTGGTCGGGCTGGACCCGGCGCTTCAGGCAGGTAATGAGCGTTGGATCAACAGCATGGTGCTGGCGCTGGCCAACCTGCGGGCGCAAAGTGTCGCGCTACGTGAAGAGCTGGCGTTGAAAGAGCCGCTGCTGCGCATGCAGATGCAAACCTGGCAGGGCGCAAAGCTGCATGCCGACCTGCACGATATCGACGGACGCTATTGGCTGGTGATTGATCGCTTCGTCAGCCCGGAGGAGGTCGAGCTGGAAGTCAACGCCGATGAACGCTGGGCCTATCAATTGGCGATCGGTCAGGTCGAGCAGCTGGTCAAGCGTCACGCGGATATCGTGCGCAACGAGCCGGAGCAGGAGTAA
- the trxC gene encoding thioredoxin TrxC has product MNQPIIVACGHCHRKNRLDLSRLDADPRCGVCKQALFTGQPVSLNAAQFRTHASADLPLIVDFWAPWCGPCLQFAPVFEQAAASIEPRARLVKINTEDEQALAGQYGIRSIPTLMLIRGGKEVTRMAGALPAAQFKQWVSQQLG; this is encoded by the coding sequence ATGAACCAACCGATAATCGTTGCCTGCGGCCACTGTCACCGGAAGAATCGCCTCGACCTCAGCCGGCTGGATGCCGACCCGCGCTGCGGGGTCTGCAAGCAGGCCCTGTTTACCGGCCAGCCGGTGTCGCTGAACGCAGCGCAGTTCCGCACCCATGCCTCCGCCGACCTGCCGCTGATAGTCGACTTCTGGGCGCCCTGGTGCGGGCCCTGTCTGCAGTTCGCTCCCGTGTTCGAACAGGCTGCGGCCTCGATTGAACCTCGTGCCAGACTGGTCAAGATCAATACCGAAGACGAGCAGGCGCTGGCTGGCCAGTACGGTATCCGCAGTATTCCGACCTTGATGCTGATTCGTGGGGGCAAGGAAGTCACGCGCATGGCGGGAGCATTGCCTGCAGCGCAATTCAAACAATGGGTCAGTCAACAGCTCGGCTGA